The following are encoded in a window of Limibacter armeniacum genomic DNA:
- a CDS encoding sulfotransferase family protein, translated as MNTNKVIGVGFHKTGTSTLGAALTNLGYNVADARVDLAQKLISGDISYVLSVADMYDAYEDNPWALLYKELDDKYPKSKFILTLRDEGKWIKSVLNHFDRKHSDMREWIYGKGSPKGNELVYLKKYRQHNNEVISYFKGREDDLLIVNWEEGSEWSDLCNFLNKPIPNISFPHANKGKYRKGGGMFFSYFNK; from the coding sequence ATGAATACTAATAAAGTAATAGGGGTTGGGTTCCATAAAACAGGGACATCTACACTTGGAGCTGCATTGACTAATTTAGGGTATAATGTGGCTGATGCTAGAGTGGATTTAGCACAAAAGTTAATTAGTGGAGATATTAGTTATGTGCTATCTGTTGCAGATATGTATGATGCATATGAAGATAACCCTTGGGCTTTGTTATATAAAGAATTAGATGATAAGTATCCAAAAAGTAAATTTATACTGACATTGCGTGATGAGGGAAAGTGGATTAAGTCTGTTTTAAATCATTTTGATAGAAAGCATTCAGATATGAGAGAGTGGATATATGGGAAAGGGAGTCCTAAGGGGAATGAATTAGTATATTTAAAAAAGTATAGGCAGCATAATAATGAAGTAATATCTTATTTTAAAGGAAGAGAGGATGATTTGCTGATTGTGAATTGGGAAGAGGGAAGTGAATGGAGTGATTTATGTAATTTTTTGAATAAACCAATTCCAAATATTTCATTTCCTCATGCTAATAAAGGTAAATATAGAAAAGGTGGTGGTATGTTTTTTTCTTATTTTAATAAATAA